The following are encoded in a window of Dysidea avara chromosome 4, odDysAvar1.4, whole genome shotgun sequence genomic DNA:
- the LOC136253041 gene encoding uncharacterized protein produces the protein MGVPMSIVVVLSPLIAIMKDQVTRFSSQGVPAAFISGDQDDGDVIQGVIDGHYRIVFFTPEILLLTRRWRGLLSSPVYAEHLRVLVIDEAHTVKKWGETFRQTMLRIHEVRSLVPASVRMLALTATATTAVREDVSKILGMRNPLIVAVSPCKPNMIYYVRKSDSIEEAFFTMADKLRRLRCRFPRTIIYCQKHSYCGKLCRYFKKVMGNEFNEPLDAPDLPQFRLVGMFHSCTYPWIKDTILKMFCAPSCLRVVIATVAFGMGVDCQDVTQVIHLGPPESTDSYIQETGRSGRSGSLSLALLMQVKGMTIHDMDTSIKQYVVNTDQCRRQILFEAYEGYSYNASTPCTCCDVCVKTCRCTHCETVNELFCV, from the exons ATGGGAGTACCGATGTCCATTGTGGTTGTACTGAGTCCGTTGATCGCCATCATGAAAGATCAG GTTACACGTTTCTCTTCACAAGGAGTTCCAGCAGCCTTCATATCAGGAGACCAAGATGATGGGGATGTTATTCAGGGAGTGATTGATGGCCACTATAGGATCGTGTTTTTTACACCTGAGATATTACTGTTAACCAGACGATGGCGAGGGCTATTGTCGTCTCCTGTATATGCAGAGCACTTGCGTGTCTTGGTCATAGATGAGGCACACACAGTTAAAAAGTGGGGTGAAACTTTTCGTCAGACAATGCTGCGTATTCATGAAGTACGATCTTTGGTGCCAGCATCAGTACGCATGCTAGCTCTGACTGCCACTGCTACTACAGCCGTTCGAGAAGATGTCAGCAAGATTTTGGGAATGAGGAACCCTTTAATTGTGGCAGTGTCACCTTGCAAACCTAATATGATTTATTATGTTAGAAAAAGTGACAGTATAGAAGAGGCATTTTTCACAATGGCTGATAAACTACGTAGGTTGAGATGCAGGTTCCCTAGAACGATAATTTATTGCCAAAAACATAGTTACTGTGGCAAGTTATGTCGATACTTTAAAAAGGTGATGGGTAATGAGTTCAATGAACCTTTGGATGCACCTGATCTACCACAATTTAGACTTGTGGGTATGTTCCACAGCTGTACTTATCCATGGATAAAAGACACCATACTGAAGATGTTTTGTGCACCATCATGTCTCCGAGTAGTCATAGCAACTGTGGCATTTGGAATGGGTGTGGATTGTCAAGATGTAACACAAGTAATCCACTTGGGACCACCAGAGAGTACTGACTCTTACATACAGGAAACAGGACGTTCAGGAAGAAGTGGCTCGTTGTCACTTGCACTGTTAATGCAAGTCAAGGGAATGACAATCCACGACATGGATACAAGCATAAAGCAGTATGTGGTTAACACTGACCAGTGTCGACGCCAAATTCTTTTTGAAGCCTACGAAGGGTATAGCTACAATGCAAGTACTCCATGCACATGCTGTGACGTATGTGTCAAAACTTGTCGTTGTACACATTGTGAAACTgtcaatgaattattttgtgtttaa
- the LOC136253490 gene encoding uncharacterized protein, protein MAVTEVYCLACGIDISSANGNRLLQTEKSRVVVPLWSDLCSEELENRGLFHEELVILDLVYKYNGKMCRKCFSTFNRCVNLIKKLKGPLSKALDIVQNNGSLCLIENMEAQDNEVPCTCDNGNCQNTPSCSRLSSPVPKRLCLKPVGVASECGESPAVMVGVKYKKRPKSYYLTPRWKRIGKAVGRGCRKVIAQECIKDTITRRFLLEQLARLIKSELKALCSTKESNMLYQKTNEALNQFSWDQLMSELESKAPVLLYILKVCTSTKGQRINTNAVIGMCIAIITKHRYFKMSLVQRIISLILYSGHASKQVFQRLQRLNLCLSHQVTVTLVKSLGEDFDNQVLKWRKALATTLEDQQEVDAIAEMCDMPGTCVFSSSSDESDCDSDQSEEGPTYSILTDNEVCDFDDISVGSQDDAPELAIDESLCSPFTNEEFETVLISTDPSCSSTTTRGDETVLISADLIFSSTTSTTTRSDETVLISTDPICSSTTTRGDETVLISADLVFSSTTTTRGDETVLISTDHICSSATTRDDETALISTDPICTATRNEETISRDPTNDDTVLIFGVPDAATVDERTVNPINNYKLMGDNIDISIKSRYMRAGAHLHNQSLHYFQFLAVRDRIDFSELETVPKQLCHNNSSKIAKELLPNTNTDHTLLSDFSVIVSRILAANIPFFKFAVADVATWHKDHKHYEEMSLKSEVVPLGVLLLNENKGDDVLKAPSASDFSRKRKIAKNPPAGRKRALHSNSQSNPKTIKPQQRVTEYSKEPFTVATGKLFCQGCREELPLKKSSIEYHLKSTKHANGKKKLQQRNVKDSDIAQSLQRYNAEAHGRGETLPEQQQVFRVKVVKTFLQAGVPLSKVDQFRSLFEETGYRLTDRRFMFDLIPFILEEEKARIKQSLQGQFLSVIFDGTSHSGEALAVLVRFVNDSFEIQQQLLAIQLLSKSLTGEEIAHELVQVLSVFYSISSSHLIAAMRDRASVNSVAMRTLKIVYPNVIDIGCFSHAFDRVGEHFKVPTLTEFIGNWLALFSHSIKAKFLWKQQTGKAMASYSATRWWSKWEIFKQIMLQFGDIEPFLSENTDLGPASRPKLLAILTDREKLEHLKLELAAVIDWGEVFVKATYNLEGDGPLSFTAYEIVQTVVAAVRAAHTPNTEAVIRSITTQSTAQQRHRSYARSCMQPALDYFQELLDSSLKEQILVFKAVRVFNPHKIVMLKPDVSHVNALQVVPFFKDDELENLKAELPSYVAKADGISDELAALEWWKLNATDLPLWSNAVKKVLTIQPSSAAAERVFSLLNSGFGDLQGNSLKDYMEASIMLRYNH, encoded by the exons ATGGCGGTAACGGAAGTCTATTGCTTAGCCTGTGGTATCGATATTTCCTCCGCGAATGGAAACCGCTTGTTACAGACAGAGAAGTCTCGTGTTGTCGTTCCATTGTGGTCTGACCTTTGTAGTGAGGAGCTGGAGAATCGTGGTTTATTTCATGAAGAACTCGTGATTTTGGACTTGGTGTACAAGTACAATGGCAAAATGTGCAGAAAATGTTTTAGCACTTTTAACAGATGTGTGAACTTAATAAAGAAGTTGAAAGGGCCTCTTTCAAAAGCTTTAGATATTGTGCAGAACAACGGTAGTTTGTGTTTAATAGAGAACATGGAAGCTCAAGATAACGAAGTGCCATGTACATGTGACAATGGGAACTGTCAGAACACACCTTCTTGCAGTCGACTCAGTTCCCCAGTGCCCAAAAGGCTTTGTTTAAAACCAGTTGGAGTTGCTAGTGAATGTGGAGAGTCTCCAGCTGTGATG GTTGGTGTGAAATACAAAAAACGGCCAAAGTCTTACTATCTTACACCACGATGGAAAAGGATTGGTAAGGCTGTAGGAAGAGGCTGTAGAAAAGTTATTGCCCAGGAGTGCATAAAAGACACAATTACCAGAAGGTTTCTTTTGGAGCAGTTAGCCAGACTGATTAAATCCGAGTTGAAAGCCTTATGTTCTACTAAAGAAAGTAATATGCTGTACCAGAAAACCAATGAGGCTCTGAACCAGTTTTCCTGGGATCAACTGATGTCAGAATTGGAATCAAAAGCCCCAgttttattgtacattttgaaaGTTTGTACAAGCACCAAGGGCCAGAGGATCAATACCAATGCAGTGAttggtatgtgtatagctatcaTCACTAAACACAGATACTTCAAAATGAGTTTGGTGCAAAGAATCATCTCCCTAATTCTTTACAGTGGTCATGCTAGCAAACAG GTATTTCAACGTCTACAAAGGCTCAATCTTTGTTTGTCTCACCAAGTGACAGTAACACTGGTCAAATCATTAGGAGAGGATTTTGATAATCAAGTACTGAAGTGGAGAAAAGCTTTGGCTACCACATTAGAAGACCAACAAGAA GTGGATGCCATTGCAGAAATGTGTGATATGCCTGGAACATGTGTGTTCTCCAGTAGTTCTGATGAATCAGACTGTGATTCAGACCAATCAGAAGAAGGACCAACATATTCTATTTTAACTGATAACGAAGTGTGTGACTTTGATGATATTTCAGTTGGTTCACAAGATGACGCACCAGAATTGGCAATTGATGAATCTTTATGTTCTCCATTTACTAATGAAGAGTTCGAAACAGTTCTGATTTCTACGGATCCCAGTTGCAGTAGCACTACTACCAGGGGTGATGAAACAGTTCTGATTTCTGCGGATCTCATTTTCAGTAGCACTACTAGTACTACTACCAGGAGTGATGAAACAGTTCTGATTTCTACGGATCCCATTTGCAGTAGCACTACTACCAGGGGTGATGAAACAGTTCTGATTTCTGCGGATCTCGTTTTCAGTAGCACTACTACTACCAGGGGTGATGAAACAGTTCTGATTTCTACGGATCACATTTGCAGTAGCGCTACGACCAGGGATGATGAAACAGCTCTGATTTCTACGGATCCCATTTGCACTGCTACCAGAAATGAAGAAACAATTTCTAGGGATCCCACCAATGATGATACAGTTCTGATTTTTGGGGTTCCTGATGCTGCCACTGTTGATGAAAGAACTGTCAATCCCATCAACAATTACAAACTTATGGGGGACAACATAGACATTTCTATTAAGAGTAGGTATATGCGTGCTGGTGCACATCTTCACAATCAGTCGCTCCACTATTTCCAGTTTTTAGCAGTCCGTGACAGGATCGATTTTAGTGAGTTGGAGACAGTCCCAAAACAATTGTGCCATAACAACTCATCAAAAATAGCTAAGGAGTTATTACCCAACACTAATACTGATCATACATTGCTCTCAGATTTTTCTGTGATTGTGTCACGCATTCTAGCAGCAAACATACCATTCTTTAAGTTTGCTGTAGCTGATGTTGCTACATGGCACAAGGACCACAAACATTATGAGGAGATGAGTTTGAAATCAGAAGTG GTGCCATTGGGTGTTTTATTACTTAACGAAAACAAAGGCGATGA tgtgctaaaggcaccaagtgcatctgacttctctcgtaagagaaaaattgccaaaaatccaCCAGCTGGCAGGAAGAGAGCATTACATTCGAATTCGCAGAGCAACCCAAAAACGATCAAGCCCCAGCAAAGAGTAACCGAATATTCCAAGGAACcctttactgtagctactggaaAGCTTTTTTGCCAAGGATGCCGGGAAGAGTTACCCCTCAAAAAGAGCAGTATTGAGTATCACTTAAAATCTACTAAACATGCTAATGGAAAGAAAAAGCTGCAACAAAGGAatgttaaagactcagacattgcaCAATCTCTGCAAAGGTATAATGCAGAAGCTCATGGGCGAGGTGAGACTCTTCCGGAACAACAGCAGGTTTTCCgagtcaaagtggtcaaaacaTTTCTTCAAGCGGGTGTACCACTAAGTAAGGTTGACCAGTTTCGTAGTCTTTTTGAGGAGACAGGCTATCGCCTTACAGATCGCAGATTTATGTTTGACCttattccttttattttagaagAAGAAAAGGCACGTATTAAGCAATCACTCCAGGGTCAGTTCTTgagtgtcatttttgatggtacCTCTCATAGTGGAGAGGCATTAGCAGTCTTAGTGCGCTTTGTAAATGATTCTTTTGAAATTCAACAGCAGCTTCTAGCTATCCAACTGCTTTCAAAATCTCTCACTGGGGAAGAAATTGCACACGAATTGGTACAAGTGCTTTCAGTGTTCTACAGCATTTCTTCCAGCCATCTTATTGCTGCTATGCGAGATAGAGCATCTGTTAACAGTGTAGCAATGAGGACATTGAAGATTGTTTACCCTAATGTAATAGATATTGGATGCTTCAGCCATGCTTTTGATCGTGTTGGAGAGCACTTCAAAGTACCAACCCTGACTGAGTTTATTGGTAATTGGCTAGCACTTTTTTCACATAGCattaaagccaaatttctaTGGAAACAACAAACAGGAAAGGCAATGGCATCGTATAGTGCTACCAGGTGGTGGAGCAAATGGGAAATTTTTAAGCAAATAATGCTCCAGTTTGGTGATATCGAACCATTCCTAAGTGAAAATACAGACTTAGGCCCTGCATCTCGTCCAAAGTTACTAGCTATTTTAACTGACCGTGAAAAGCTTGAACACTTAAAGCTTGAGCTTGCTGCTGTTATTGATTGGGGGGAGGTGTTTGTTAAGGCTACATATAACCTTGAAGGAGATGGGCCACTGAGTTTCACAGcttatgaaatagtacagaCTGTTGTTGCAGCAGTCAGGGCAGCTCATACTCCAaacactgaagctgttattcgcAGTATCACTACTCAATCAACTGCACAGCAGAGGCATCGCAGCTATGCTCGAAGCTGTATGCAACCAGCTCTAGATTACTTTCAAGAACTGCTAGATTCTTCCTTAAAGGAgcaaattttagtttttaagGCTGTGAGAGTTTTCAATCCGCACAAGATAGTAATGCTTAAGCCAGATGTTTCTCATGTAAATGCATTGCaggttgttcccttctttaaggatgacgagcttgaaaatttgaaggctgaacttccttcttatgtagctaaggcggatggtattagtgatgaacttgctgctctggaatggtggaagctcAATGCAACTGATTTGCCTTTATGGTCAAATGCTGTAAAGAAGGTCTTGACCATACAGCCCTCCTCGGCTGCTGCAGAAAGGGTGTTCTCACTATTGAATTCAGGATTTGGTGACCTACAAGGAAATTCACTAAAGGATTATATGGAGGCATCAATCATGCTAAGATACAATCACTAA
- the LOC136253040 gene encoding uncharacterized protein, translating into MHQYVPIVEHTADVLVPSINDVVQVVKTECHPILFGGDQLTVARARGSQVAMADGCSVSKRMEGLIPVVEDWHARVVLAEVIWKYFYKEQSAGEHGTLYQLKNLINYKNVPKNPKSNFNAVDDFLEIVITAYVIQGALHLLHMSSIDSEPDSAIIASPELLWTKTDEERKEVLMEVSKLFVAEYVDFSLNPPTPTNTSDYVYDYTRHFISIGCFYLNFKDAIKEGDGERVLECWRYLLPVFRNSGRKNYCYEAFNMLCQYYFDLPPIKAEQLLWCRFVNTHGIRGRNIPLDLHQEHLNRLLKDIIKGIGGNKTEEAIVRSSKALGTLHNMLSQFDKDNHLDNTSEVHRPPSCKRELNTIIKELKTHQVFEFIDGRTHKTFPKPRCILRLQPRKKVKKWLKDHIKKRYFK; encoded by the exons ATGCACCAGTATGTGCCAATTGTTGAGCACACAGCAGATGTGTTGGTGCCAAGCATCAATGATGTAGTACAAGTTGTGAAAACTGAGTGCCACCCAATTCTCTTTGGTGGAGACCAATTGACTGTTGCTCGAGCACGTGGATCTCAAGTAGCAATGGCTGATGGTTGTTCAGTGTCCAAAAGAATGGAAGGTCTGATCCCTGTGGTCGAGGATTGGCATGCCAGAGTTGTGTTGGCTGAA GTTATATGGAAGTATTTTTATAAAGAGCAGTCTGCAGGAGAACATGGTACCCTGTATCAGTTAAAAAATCTGATTAATTACAAAAATGTCCCGAAGAATCCAAAGTCCAATTTTAATGCAGTAGATGATTTTTTAGAAATTGTGATAACTGCTTATGTAATACAAGGAGCTCTGCATTTGTTGCACATGTCCAGTATTGATAGCGAACCAGATAGTGCCATAATTGCATCCCCTGAGTTGCTATGGACTAAAACTGATGAAGAAAGAAAGGAAGTTTTGATGGAAGTTAGCaaattgtttgttgctgaatatGTTGACTTTTCACTTAACCCACCAACACCAACCAATACTAGTGATTATGTGTATGATTACACCAGGCATTTTATTAGTATTGGATGTTTTTATTTGAATTTTAAAGATGCTATTAAAGAGGGGGATGGTGAGAGAGTTCTAGAATGCTGGCGTTACTTGCTCCCTGTGTTCAGAAACTCTGGAAGAAAAAACTATTGTTATGAAGCATTCAACATGTTATGTCAGTACTATTTTGATTTGCCTCCTATCAAAGCTGAACAGCTATTGTGGTGTCGATTTGTCAACACCCACGGAATTAGGGGACGAAACATTCCTTTAGATTTGCACCAAGAACATCTTAACCGGCTTTTGAAGGACATAATCAAAGGTATTGGTGGAAATAAAACTGAAGAGGCGATAGTTAGATCTTCAAAAGCTCTGGGGACTCTGCATAATATGCTTTCCCAGTTTGATAAAGATAATCATTTGGATAATACTAGTGAAGTTCATCGTCCACCCTCTTGTAAAAGGGAATTGAACACTATAATAAAAGAACTGAAGACACATCAAGTTTTTGAATTTATTGATGGCAGAACACACAAAACCTTTCCTAAGCCAAGATGCATCCTACGCTTACAGCCTAGAAAAAAAGTCAAGAAGTGGTTGAAAGATCACATAAAGAAGCGGTATTTTAAGTGA